Proteins from a genomic interval of Zingiber officinale cultivar Zhangliang chromosome 1B, Zo_v1.1, whole genome shotgun sequence:
- the LOC121970887 gene encoding 40S ribosomal protein S15, which produces MADVSDAVDVGGAHPKKRTFRKFSYRGVDLDQLLDMGLDELVKLFGARARRRFQRGLKRKPMALIKKLRKAKRDAPPGEKPEPVRTHLRNMIIVPEMIGSIIGVYNGKTFNQVEIKPEMIGHYLAEFSISYKPVKHGRPGIGATHSSRFIPLK; this is translated from the exons ATG GCAGATGTTTCGGACGCAGTCGACGTCGGAGGTGCGCATCCGAAGAAGAGGACCTTTAGGAAGTTTTCCTACCGCGGTGTCGACCTCGACCAGCTCCTCGACATGGGCCTCGATGAACTCGTCAAGCTATTCGGCGCACGTGCTCGTAGAAG GTTCCAGAGAGGGTTGAAGAGGAAGCCTATGGCTCTGATTAAGAAGCTTCGCAAGGCG AAGCGTGATGCTCCTCCTGGGGAGAAGCCAGAACCTGTGAGGACACATCTTAGGAACATGATAATTGTTCCAGAAATGATTGGAAGCATTATTGGTGTTTACAATGGGAAGACCTTTAACCAGGTTGAAATCAAG CCTGAGATGATAGGCCATTACTTGGCGGAGTTTTCCATCTCATACAAACCTGTGAAGCACGGAAGGCCAGGTATTGGTGCCACGCACTCCTCCAGGTTCATTCCACTCAAATAA
- the LOC122040647 gene encoding uncharacterized protein LOC122040647: protein MLKQSEELEPILMEKCKVKASSSSSEGEMSEEEEEMEQRPPTWMNYGVASGKGVNAGGRRMLSKQLSLRETRMEAKWEQRRMQVLQRRKSSAAEELEKERRLARILTDEDMDELRGSIDLGFRFSEEDGGQDLCMTLPALNLYFAVNRQLPTPGSSTATSSSSTLAGLPSPRSPANEQGMTHAQAWKICNPGDDPEHVKTRLKHWAQAVAFSLRQSC, encoded by the exons ATGTTGAAGCAATCAGAGGAATTGGAGCCGATTTTGATGGAGAAATGCAAGGTGAAGGCGTCGTCGTCTTCTTCGGAGGGAGAGAtgtcggaggaagaagaggagatggAGCAGAGGCCGCCAACGTGGATGAATTACGGCGTGGCCTCTGGCAAGGGAGTCAATGCAGGCGGTAGGAGGATGCTTTCGAAGCAACTTTCGCTAAGGGAGACGAGGATGGAGGCCAAGTGGGAGCAGCGGCGGATGCAGGTCCTGCAGAGGAGGAAAAGCTCGGCGGCGGAGGAGCTCGAAAAGGAGCGGCGGCTTGCGAGGATTCTGACCGACGAGGACATGGACGAGCTGCGAGGGTCGATCGACCTCGGTTTCAGGTTCAGCGAGGAGGACGGCGGGCAGGACCTCTGCATGACGCTGCCGGCGCTCAATCTCTACTTCGCCGTGAACCGTCAGCTGCCAACCCCCGGGTCATCGACGGCGACCTCCTCTTCGTCGACGCTGGCCGGCCTTCCGAGCCCCCGGAGCCCCGCCAACGAGCAGGGGATGACCCACGCCCAGGCTTGGAAGATTTGCAATCCCG GCGACGATCCAGAGCATGTTAAAACAAGACTGAAGCATTGGGCACAAGCAGTGGCGTTCTCTCTCAGACAGAGCTGTTGA
- the LOC121970898 gene encoding pentatricopeptide repeat-containing protein At2g33680-like, with product MAAVAEYAHASLFRLLVRCSEQKNLAFGSALHGKAFKSGVTADVFFSNSIVVMYAKCSQLPRAAAAFEDIGAGKDVVSWNSLINSYSQIGPNGSQSVFHLFRRMRAECGLSVLPNCFTFAGVFTAASHSPGDIWFGRCAHCVAIKVGNNDDVFLGSSLLNMYCKQGCVLDARKVFDRMPVRNSVSWSAMISGYAVLKSGEEAFGLFKLMLEEGQCAAANEFVLTSVLSALSAPGFLVMGQQVHSFAITNGWVSSVSVENSLITLYAKCKTMEDALLMFELSANKSSITWSAMITGYAQNGDSQKALHLFPHMQIAGFMPTEFTFVGLLNACSDMAALVEGKQTHTFLIKVGFELQSYVKSALVDMYAKCGCIDDARKGFEELKDADIVLWTSMIGGYVQNGEHEEALALYGTMRRENILPTNLTLTTALRACASLAAVEQGKQIHACSVKFGFGLGIPIGSSLSTMYAKCGDLSNCSLVFGRMPQRDVVAWNSVISGFSQNGRGIDALNLFEEMKKEGTEPDHVTFVNLLSACSHVGLVESGWSYLRSMLDDYGLVPKIEHYACMADILSRAGLFKEAKNFIESVPIDHGTCLWRIMLGACHKFRHFDIGAFAGEKLMELGTLDSSAYICLANIYAAWGKRDDVERVRRLMRIRGVDKDPGCSWVDIDNTVHVFVAKEMQHPDIDKIYAELKRLTKNMKDEGYCPTFGFTFRDSLESPGSRAEEEEGELNFVASAVS from the coding sequence ATGGCCGCCGTCGCGGAGTACGCTCACGCATCCCTCTTCCGCTTGCTCGTCCGGTGCTCGGAGCAGAAGAACCTCGCCTTTGGAAGCGCCCTCCACGGGAAGGCCTTCAAGTCAGGTGTCACGGCCGACGTATTCTTCAGCAACAGCATCGTGGTCATGTACGCTAAGTGCTCCCAACTCCCTCGCGCCGCAGCGGCCTTCGAGGACATCGGCGCCGGCAAGGACGTCGTCTCTTGGAACTCCCTCATCAATTCGTACTCTCAGATCGGCCCCAATGGTTCCCAATCCGTATTTCACCTTTTCCGGAGAATGAGGGCCGAGTGCGGTCTCAGTGTCCTCCCCAATTGCTTCACCTTCGCCGGCGTCTTCACCGCTGCCTCCCACTCGCCCGGTGATATTTGGTTCGGCCGATGCGCTCACTGCGTCGCCATCAAGGTGGGTAATAATGATGACGTCTTCCTGGGAAGCTCTTTGCTCAACATGTACTGCAAGCAGGGATGCGTACTGGACGCCCGCAAGGTGTTCGATAGAATGCCTGTTCGAAATTCAGTGTCTTGGTCGGCCATGATATCCGGCTATGCCGTCCTTAAGTCCGGTGAAGAAGCTTTCGGCCTGTTCAAATTGATGCTCGAGGAAGGTCAATGCGCCGCCGCGAATGAATTTGTCTTAACGAGCGTTCTCAGTGCACTGAGTGCCCCTGGATTTCTTGTCATGGGCCAGCAGGTTCATTCTTTTGCCATCACAAACGGCTGGGTGTCTTCTGTATCCGTCGAGAATTCCCTCATTACCCTCTATGCGAAGTGTAAAACCATGGAAGACGCTCTGCTCATGTTCGAATTGTCGGCGAACAAGAGCTCCATCACATGGTCTGCGATGATCACCGGGTATGCACAGAATGGTGACTCCCAAAAGGCACTGCACTTGTTCCCGCATATGCAGATTGCAGGATTCATGCCGACTGAGTTCACATTTGTAGGGCTCCTCAACGCATGCAGCGACATGGCAGCCCTTGTTGAAGGCAAACAAACTCATACCTTCTTGATCAAGGTGGGATTCGAGCTCCAATCCTATGTCAAAAGTGCACTGGTCGATATGTATGCTAAATGTGGCTGCATTGATGATGCAAGAAAGGGATTCGAAGAGTTGAAGGATGCCGATATCGTCCTGTGGACCTCGATGATCGGAGGTTATGTGCAGAACGGAGAGCATGAGGAGGCTTTAGCATTATATGGAACGATGAGAAGAGAGAACATATTGCCAACCAACCTCACCCTAACCACTGCTCTTCGAGCATGTGCTAGTCTTGCTGCCGTAGAACAGGGCAAACAAATTCATGCCTGTTCTGTGAAGTTTGGATTCGGTTTGGGGATTCCAATCGGTAGCTCCCTATCGACCATGTATGCAAAGTGTGGCGATTTATCGAATTGCAGTCTTGTGTTCGGAAGAATGCCTCAGAGGGACGTCGTCGCATGGAATTCAGTTATTTCAGGATTTTCACAAAATGGGCGAGGGATTGATGCCTTGAACCTCTTTGAGGAGATGAAGAAAGAGGGTACAGAACCAGATCATGTCACATTTGTCAACCTACTGTCTGCCTGTAGTCATGTCGGTCTGGTTGAGAGCGGCTGGAGTTACTTGAGGTCGATGCTCGACGATTATGGATTAGTCCCGAAGATAGAACACTACGCGTGCATGGCTGATATTCTCAGTCGCGCCGGGCTGTTCAAGGAAGCCAAGAACTTCATTGAATCCGTGCCTATCGATCATGGAACATGCTTGTGGCGGATTATGTTAGGAGCATGCCACAAATTCAGGCACTTTGACATCGGAGCTTTTGCCGGGGAGAAGCTCATGGAGCTGGGCACACTGGACTCGTCGGCTTACATTTGCTTGGCGAATATATACGCTGCCTGGGGCAAGCGAGATGATGTCGAACGAGTGAGAAGATTGATGAGGATACGAGGGGTGGACAAGGATCCTGGATGCAGCTGGGTTGATATCGATAACACAGTCCATGTTTTTGTTGCCAAGGAGATGCAGCATCCCGATATCGACAAAATATATGCGGAGTTAAAAAGATTAACCAAAAACATGAAGGATGAAGGCTACTGTCCTACTTTTGGATTCACCTTCCGTGATTCTCTTGAATCTCCAGGATCACGagcggaggaagaagaaggagagttgAATTTTGTAGCGTCTGCTGTTTCTTGA
- the LOC121970878 gene encoding pentatricopeptide repeat-containing protein At1g62350-like, with product MNLSSQLRLQCTWNPQALVDGHPWPLPPPRWEKWHRAAASIVTTTTMRDRAKNRKPNQRGRYLSIEAIQAVQALKRSGSVLGNPLERVLACKVRRLIKGDMVAVLLELQSQREGLLALKVFEEVRKEHWYKPQLLSYNNMIELLASCSLPEEAEQVFSYLKTEHLGADTEGFNSLLKTLLDFGFIASAMDCFRLMKLWESEPDESTYSILINGLKAKGETDLSMSIRHEAEQHMGGSLEFIEQN from the exons ATGAACTTGTCGTCGCAGCTTCGCCTACAGTGTACATGGAATCCTCAGGCACTGGTCGACGGGCATCCTTGGCCCTTGCCCCCTCCGAGATGGGAGAAATGGCACAGAGCGGCGGCCTCCATCGTCACCACTACCACGATGAGAGATCGGGCCAAGAACCGCAAACCCAACCAGAGAGGCCGCTACCTCAGCATCGAGGCTATACAGGCCGTGCAGGCTCTCAAGCGATCCGGATCGGTCCTCGGCAACCCACTGGAGCGCGTCCTTGCCTGTAAAGTTCGGCGATTGATCAAGGGCGACATGGTCGCCGTCCTCCTCGAGCTCCAGAGCCAGAGGGAGGGACTATTGGCGCTCAAG GTATTTGAGGAGGTTCGCAAGGAACATTGGTACAAACCCCAATTATTATCATACAATAATATGATCGAACTACTTGCATCTTGTAGTTTACCTGAGGAAGCCGAGCAGGTGTTCTCGTATCTAAAGACGGAGCATTTGGGTGCTGATACTGAGGGTTTTAATTCACTCTTGAAGACCTTATTGGATTTTGGTTTTATAGCTTCCGCCATGGACTGCTTTCGCTTGATGAAATTGTGGGAGAGCGAACCTGATGAATCGACGTATTCAATATTGATCAACGGCTTGAAGGCTAAAGGAGAGACAGATCTTTCTATGTCGATAAGACACGAAGCAGAGCAACACATGGGCGGGTCGTTGGAGTTTATAGAGCAGAACTGA